From Cellulomonas dongxiuzhuiae, the proteins below share one genomic window:
- a CDS encoding FAD-binding dehydrogenase, producing the protein MTHSHDVVVVGAGLAGLVTTAELVAAGRRVLLLDAEPAASLGGQAWWSFGGLFLVDSPEQRRLGVRDSAELALADWLGSAAFADDGSDRWGRAWAEGFVEFAAGGLRPWLHRQGVRWFPLVQWAERGGYLADGHGNSVPRFHVTWGTGPGLLEPFVRSLLAAHRDGRVEVRFRHRVTAVTTTDGRVTGVRGDVLAPDVAGRGAPSSREVVRTFDVDAPAVVVATGGIGANHALVRATWPPTAGRLPDRMLSGVPDHVDGSGIEAARGAGAHVAHTDRMWHYPEGIANHTPVWTAHGIRILPGPSSLWLDADGQRLPVPLFPGFDSLGALRHVTSRGDDHSWFVLDRTILGKELALSGSEQNPDLTGRDVGLLLQRVRRGAVGPVETFADRSPEFVAAATPAELAAGMNALTGTSRIDADALARTIAARDAQVTTGLGKDLQVTATAMARRYVVDRAIRVAPPHRLLDPAHGPLYAIRLSVLTRKTLGGLATDLEGRVLRPDGEVLPGLWAVGEASGFGGGGVHGHRALEGTFLAGCLHTGRVTGRALVDTL; encoded by the coding sequence ATGACGCACTCCCACGACGTCGTGGTCGTCGGCGCCGGCCTCGCGGGCCTGGTCACCACCGCCGAGCTGGTCGCCGCCGGTCGCCGCGTGCTGCTCCTGGACGCCGAGCCCGCCGCGAGCCTGGGCGGCCAGGCGTGGTGGTCGTTCGGCGGCCTGTTCCTCGTCGACTCCCCCGAGCAGCGTCGCCTCGGCGTGCGGGACAGCGCGGAGCTCGCGCTGGCCGACTGGCTCGGCTCCGCGGCGTTCGCGGACGACGGCTCCGACCGGTGGGGACGTGCCTGGGCCGAGGGCTTCGTGGAGTTCGCCGCCGGCGGGCTGCGGCCCTGGCTGCACCGCCAGGGGGTGCGCTGGTTCCCGCTCGTGCAGTGGGCCGAGCGCGGCGGGTACCTCGCCGACGGGCACGGCAACTCGGTGCCGCGGTTCCACGTCACATGGGGCACCGGCCCCGGGCTGCTCGAGCCGTTCGTGCGGTCCCTGCTGGCGGCGCACCGCGACGGACGCGTCGAGGTCCGGTTCCGGCACCGCGTCACGGCGGTGACGACCACCGACGGACGCGTGACCGGCGTGCGGGGTGACGTGCTCGCACCCGACGTCGCCGGGCGCGGCGCGCCGTCGTCGCGTGAGGTCGTGCGCACGTTCGACGTCGACGCGCCGGCGGTCGTCGTCGCGACGGGCGGCATCGGCGCGAACCACGCACTGGTGCGGGCGACCTGGCCGCCGACCGCCGGGCGGCTGCCGGACCGGATGCTCTCGGGCGTCCCCGACCACGTCGACGGCTCCGGGATCGAGGCCGCGCGGGGCGCAGGTGCGCACGTCGCGCACACCGACAGGATGTGGCACTACCCCGAGGGCATCGCGAACCACACGCCGGTGTGGACGGCCCACGGCATCCGGATCCTGCCCGGTCCCAGCTCGCTGTGGCTCGACGCCGACGGGCAGCGCCTGCCCGTCCCCCTGTTCCCCGGCTTCGACTCGCTCGGTGCGCTGCGGCACGTCACGTCGCGCGGCGACGACCACTCGTGGTTCGTCCTCGACCGCACGATCCTCGGCAAGGAGCTCGCGCTGTCCGGCTCGGAGCAGAACCCGGACCTGACGGGCCGCGACGTGGGGCTGCTGCTGCAGCGCGTGCGGCGCGGCGCCGTCGGGCCCGTCGAGACGTTCGCGGACCGCTCCCCCGAGTTCGTCGCCGCCGCGACGCCGGCCGAGCTGGCCGCCGGCATGAACGCGCTGACGGGGACGTCGCGGATCGACGCCGACGCGCTCGCCCGCACGATCGCCGCGCGCGACGCGCAGGTCACGACGGGCCTGGGCAAGGACCTGCAGGTCACCGCGACGGCGATGGCCCGGCGCTACGTCGTCGACCGGGCGATCCGCGTCGCACCGCCGCACCGGCTCCTCGACCCCGCGCACGGGCCGCTGTACGCGATCCGCCTGTCGGTGCTCACGCGCAAGACCCTCGGCGGGCTCGCGACCGACCTCGAGGGACGCGTCCTGCGCCCCGACGGCGAGGTGCTGCCCGGGCTGTGGGCCGTCGGCGAGGCCTCCGGATTCGGCGGTGGCGGCGTCCACGGCCACCGCGCCCTGGAGGGCACGTTCCTCGCGGGCTGCCTCCACACGGGCCGCGTCACGGGCCGCGCCCTCGTCGACACCCTCTGA
- a CDS encoding cysteine desulfurase family protein → MSAPRPRAVYLDHAATTPMRPAALSALTAALAHTGNPSSLHTAGRAARRTVEEARERLAAAVGARPSEVVWTAGGTEADNLAVKGLFWARRTGDTARRRVVVSAVEHHAVLDPAFWLAEHAGAELVLLPVDRDGVVEVEALRAELEAHADTVALVSVMWANNEVGALQPLDEVVALAHRHGVPVHADAVQAVGQVPVDLAACGVDALTLSGHKVGGPGSTGALLVRRGLELTPVLHGGGQERGVRSGTLDPALLAAFAAAVDEAVAERETHAARVGALRDDLVRQVLVQVPGATLRGPADPARRLPGNAHLTFAGCEGDSLLYLLDAAGVEASTGSACQAGVPRPSHVLLAMGVGEDDARGALRFSFGATSSADDVDAAVAALPGAVERARAAGLSTLVGA, encoded by the coding sequence GTGAGCGCTCCCCGCCCCCGTGCGGTCTACCTCGACCATGCGGCCACCACGCCGATGCGCCCCGCGGCGCTCTCCGCGCTGACGGCGGCGCTCGCGCACACCGGCAACCCCTCGTCCCTGCACACCGCCGGCCGTGCCGCGCGCCGCACGGTCGAGGAGGCCCGGGAGCGGCTCGCCGCCGCGGTCGGTGCGCGGCCCAGCGAGGTCGTGTGGACCGCGGGCGGCACCGAGGCCGACAACCTCGCGGTCAAGGGGCTGTTCTGGGCGCGGCGGACGGGGGACACCGCGCGACGCCGGGTCGTCGTGTCGGCGGTCGAGCACCACGCCGTGCTGGACCCGGCGTTCTGGCTCGCGGAGCACGCCGGTGCCGAGCTCGTGCTGCTGCCCGTCGACCGCGACGGCGTCGTCGAGGTCGAGGCGCTGCGCGCCGAGCTCGAGGCGCACGCCGACACGGTCGCGCTCGTGTCGGTCATGTGGGCGAACAACGAGGTCGGCGCCCTGCAGCCGCTGGACGAGGTCGTCGCGCTCGCGCACCGCCACGGCGTGCCCGTGCACGCGGACGCGGTCCAGGCGGTCGGGCAGGTCCCGGTCGACCTCGCGGCCTGCGGCGTGGACGCCCTGACCCTCAGCGGGCACAAGGTCGGCGGGCCCGGCTCCACGGGGGCGCTGCTGGTGCGCCGCGGCCTCGAGCTCACACCCGTGCTGCACGGCGGTGGGCAGGAGCGCGGCGTGCGGTCCGGCACGCTCGACCCGGCGCTGCTCGCGGCGTTCGCGGCGGCCGTCGACGAGGCGGTCGCCGAGCGCGAGACGCACGCCGCGCGTGTCGGCGCCCTGCGGGACGACCTCGTGCGGCAGGTGCTGGTGCAGGTGCCGGGCGCGACCCTGCGCGGTCCCGCCGACCCGGCGCGCCGGCTGCCCGGCAACGCGCACCTGACCTTCGCGGGGTGCGAGGGCGACTCGTTGCTGTACCTGCTGGACGCCGCGGGCGTCGAGGCGTCCACGGGCTCCGCGTGCCAGGCCGGGGTGCCGCGTCCGTCGCACGTCCTGCTGGCCATGGGGGTGGGGGAGGACGACGCGCGCGGTGCGCTGCGGTTCTCGTTCGGTGCCACGTCGAGCGCCGACGACGTCGACGCGGCGGTCGCGGCCCTCCCCGGCGCGGTCGAGCGCGCGCGCGCCGCCGGCCTGTCGACGCTGGTGGGTGCCTGA
- a CDS encoding electron transfer flavoprotein subunit beta/FixA family protein codes for MRIVVCVKFVPDIQSDRQLGPDGRVVRDGGDGTLNELDENAVEAALVLAEEHDGQVVVLTVGPDDAVDAVRKGLQMGADEAVHVLDDAVAGSDAIGTATVLAAAIRHLSADAPVDLVITGMAGLDGLTSLLPTAIAEVLDLPALPLASTLTVDPSARTATVTRRLDHATETLTADLPALVSVTDGLNDPRYPNFKGIMAARKKPVTTLTLADLGVDPATVGTAGARTQVLEAAPRPPREDRVLVTDTGDAGTRLAAWLVERKLV; via the coding sequence GTGAGGATCGTCGTCTGCGTGAAGTTCGTCCCCGACATCCAGTCCGACCGGCAGCTCGGTCCCGACGGGCGCGTCGTGCGCGACGGCGGTGACGGCACCCTCAACGAGCTCGACGAGAACGCCGTCGAGGCCGCGCTCGTGCTCGCCGAGGAGCACGACGGGCAGGTGGTCGTGCTGACCGTCGGGCCCGACGACGCGGTCGACGCGGTCCGCAAGGGCCTGCAGATGGGCGCCGACGAGGCCGTGCACGTGCTCGACGACGCCGTCGCCGGCTCGGACGCGATCGGGACCGCGACGGTGCTCGCGGCCGCGATCCGGCACCTGTCGGCGGACGCACCGGTCGACCTGGTGATCACGGGCATGGCGGGCCTCGACGGGCTGACGTCGCTGCTGCCGACCGCGATCGCCGAGGTGCTCGACCTGCCGGCCCTGCCCCTCGCGTCGACCCTCACGGTCGACCCGTCGGCCCGCACCGCGACGGTGACGCGCCGGCTCGACCACGCGACGGAGACCCTCACCGCCGACCTGCCGGCCCTGGTGTCGGTCACCGACGGCCTCAACGACCCGCGGTACCCGAACTTCAAGGGCATCATGGCCGCCCGCAAGAAGCCGGTGACGACGCTGACCCTCGCGGACCTCGGCGTCGACCCCGCGACCGTCGGCACGGCGGGTGCCCGCACCCAGGTGCTCGAGGCCGCGCCCCGACCGCCGCGCGAGGACCGTGTGCTCGTCACCGACACGGGTGACGCCGGTACCCGGCTGGCCGCCTGGCTCGTCGAGCGCAAGCTCGTCTGA
- a CDS encoding phosphotransferase family protein produces MSADDVMALPLAFGGQRLDWRDLPRTVRERIETLAGARVTAEMSATSGFSPGFCAVLELTDGRAVFVKAVSTDQNPHSPELARAEIRASHALPPGVPAPALRWWDDDGDWVLLGFDAVHGRSPELPWRADDLALVLAALDDLARCTPTPGHALPRTEDLLRDDFTGWRSMLQATPEQRERVAQLVDEPGRWAVEHLADLARWEEQSPRVLAGDTLVHGDLRADNVMIEDGHDRVWLIDWPHASVGAPWIDLAFMLPSVALQGGAGDPAWLFSNSEASQGVSTDDLRAALAGLAGYFAWSSGQPAPTGIPNLRAFQAAQAGATLRWLRDLT; encoded by the coding sequence GTGAGTGCCGACGACGTCATGGCGCTGCCGCTCGCCTTCGGGGGTCAGCGGCTCGACTGGCGTGACCTGCCCCGGACGGTGCGCGAGCGCATCGAGACGCTGGCGGGCGCCCGCGTGACGGCCGAGATGTCCGCGACCAGCGGCTTCTCCCCCGGTTTCTGCGCCGTGCTGGAGCTCACCGACGGGCGCGCCGTCTTCGTCAAGGCCGTCTCGACCGACCAGAACCCGCACTCGCCCGAGCTCGCCCGGGCCGAGATCCGCGCGTCGCACGCGCTGCCCCCGGGCGTCCCGGCACCGGCGCTGCGGTGGTGGGACGACGACGGCGACTGGGTCCTGCTGGGGTTCGACGCCGTGCACGGCCGCTCCCCGGAGCTGCCGTGGCGCGCCGACGACCTCGCGCTCGTGCTCGCGGCGCTCGACGACCTCGCGCGCTGCACGCCCACGCCCGGGCACGCCCTGCCGCGCACCGAGGACCTGCTGCGCGACGACTTCACGGGGTGGCGCTCGATGCTGCAGGCGACGCCCGAGCAGCGCGAGCGCGTCGCCCAGCTGGTCGACGAGCCGGGCCGCTGGGCGGTCGAGCACCTCGCGGACCTCGCCCGGTGGGAGGAGCAGTCGCCGCGCGTCCTCGCCGGGGACACGCTCGTCCACGGCGACCTGCGCGCCGACAACGTCATGATCGAGGACGGTCACGACCGGGTGTGGCTGATCGACTGGCCGCACGCGAGCGTCGGCGCCCCGTGGATCGACCTGGCGTTCATGCTGCCCAGCGTCGCCCTGCAGGGCGGCGCCGGAGACCCGGCGTGGCTCTTCTCCAACAGCGAGGCGTCCCAGGGCGTCAGCACCGACGACCTGCGGGCCGCGCTCGCGGGGCTCGCGGGCTACTTCGCATGGTCGTCGGGCCAGCCGGCACCGACGGGCATCCCGAACCTGCGCGCGTTCCAGGCCGCCCAGGCCGGCGCGACGCTGCGCTGGCTGCGCGACCTGACCTGA
- the glgX gene encoding glycogen debranching protein GlgX, with protein MSDTVTTGPRRGPYCLGVHVTDVGIDVAVLAPHAVAVELCLLDGPLDAPTERRVPLSGPHLGVWSASVPGVRPGQRYGLRAHGPWEPAYGLRYNPAKLLVDPYARGLVGELRYVPETYGHVVGDDLVGDPYGPRDERDSAGHVPHGVVVDTRALPGPDPAANRPWTPWSRTVVYEAHTKGLTRLHPDLPPELRGTYAGLAHPAVVAHLLGLGVTAVELLPVHAFTSETHLVEKGLTNYWGYSTLGFFAPHAAYATAAARAAGPAAVLDELRATVHALHEAGLEVLLDVVYNHTCEGGLPGQHVSWRGLDDAYYYTHDGAVPATLVDVTGTGNTLNFRRTGVVAMTLDSLRYWADVVGVDGFRFDLAVTLGRSTDGFRQDHATLVAAATDPSLAGLKLIAEPWDVGPGGWRTGQFPAPFAEWNDRFRNAVRSFWLADPGRAAHGLPGHRVRDLATRLAGSVDLFGHGTPPLGRGPYASVNYVTAHDGFTLADLVAYEHKHNAANGEQNRDGSDDNRSWNHGVEGPVQRDSPAADIVPLRRRSIRNLFATLVLATGTPMITAGDETGRTQRGNNNAYCQDNEISWVSWDLSPWRTDLLATARHLLALRRDHAALRTSTFYTGRPRTDGAPPDLGWYCPDGAPFDHARWHDAGIRTFQMLRSAAPPDDDQVLLVVNGALDAVHVELAGGAGEPWTLAWDSVWERPSEVSTAAISGGLHQAVGTMTTMEPLSMRVYVRP; from the coding sequence GTGAGCGACACCGTGACGACCGGACCGCGCCGTGGCCCCTACTGCCTCGGCGTCCACGTCACCGACGTGGGGATCGACGTCGCGGTGCTCGCCCCCCACGCCGTGGCGGTCGAGCTGTGCCTGCTCGACGGCCCGCTCGACGCACCGACGGAGCGACGCGTCCCGCTGTCCGGGCCGCACCTGGGGGTGTGGTCGGCGTCCGTGCCCGGCGTCCGGCCCGGTCAGCGCTACGGCCTGCGCGCCCACGGCCCGTGGGAGCCCGCGTACGGTCTGCGCTACAACCCGGCGAAGCTGCTGGTCGACCCGTACGCGCGCGGTCTGGTCGGGGAGCTGCGCTACGTCCCGGAGACCTACGGCCACGTCGTCGGCGACGACCTCGTCGGCGACCCGTACGGGCCGCGCGACGAGCGTGACTCCGCGGGCCACGTCCCCCACGGCGTCGTGGTGGACACGCGTGCCCTGCCCGGCCCGGACCCCGCCGCCAACCGGCCGTGGACCCCGTGGTCGCGCACCGTCGTCTACGAGGCGCACACCAAGGGGCTGACCCGGCTGCACCCCGACCTCCCGCCCGAGCTGCGCGGCACCTACGCCGGGCTGGCGCACCCGGCCGTCGTCGCCCACCTCCTGGGCCTGGGCGTCACCGCGGTCGAGCTGCTGCCCGTCCACGCCTTCACGTCCGAGACGCACCTCGTCGAGAAGGGGCTGACGAACTACTGGGGCTACTCGACGCTCGGCTTCTTCGCGCCGCACGCCGCGTACGCGACCGCCGCCGCGCGCGCGGCCGGCCCGGCGGCCGTGCTGGACGAGCTGCGCGCGACCGTGCACGCGCTGCACGAGGCCGGCCTCGAGGTCCTGCTCGACGTCGTCTACAACCACACGTGCGAGGGCGGGCTGCCCGGCCAGCACGTGTCGTGGCGCGGCCTGGACGACGCGTACTACTACACGCACGACGGCGCCGTGCCCGCGACGCTCGTCGACGTGACCGGGACCGGCAACACGCTCAACTTCCGCCGCACGGGCGTCGTGGCCATGACGCTCGACTCGCTGCGGTACTGGGCGGACGTCGTCGGGGTCGACGGGTTCCGCTTCGACCTCGCCGTCACGCTGGGGCGCAGCACCGACGGGTTCCGCCAGGACCACGCGACGCTCGTCGCCGCCGCGACCGACCCGTCGCTCGCCGGCCTCAAGCTCATCGCCGAGCCGTGGGACGTGGGACCGGGCGGGTGGCGCACCGGGCAGTTCCCGGCGCCCTTCGCCGAGTGGAACGACCGGTTCCGCAACGCGGTCCGCTCGTTCTGGCTCGCCGACCCCGGCCGCGCCGCCCACGGCCTGCCCGGGCACCGGGTGCGGGACCTCGCGACGCGGCTGGCGGGCTCGGTCGACCTGTTCGGGCACGGCACGCCGCCGCTCGGTCGCGGCCCGTACGCGTCGGTCAACTACGTCACCGCCCACGACGGGTTCACGCTGGCCGACCTCGTCGCGTACGAGCACAAGCACAACGCCGCCAACGGCGAGCAGAACCGTGACGGCTCGGACGACAACCGGTCGTGGAACCACGGGGTCGAGGGACCGGTGCAGCGCGACTCCCCGGCCGCCGACATCGTGCCCCTGCGGCGCCGCTCGATCCGCAACCTGTTCGCGACGCTCGTGCTCGCGACGGGCACCCCCATGATCACGGCGGGCGACGAGACGGGGCGGACCCAGCGCGGCAACAACAACGCGTACTGCCAGGACAACGAGATCTCCTGGGTCTCCTGGGACCTCTCGCCGTGGCGCACCGACCTGCTCGCGACCGCCCGGCACCTGCTCGCGCTGCGGCGGGACCACGCGGCGCTGCGCACGAGCACCTTCTACACCGGGCGTCCGCGGACCGACGGGGCGCCGCCCGACCTCGGCTGGTACTGCCCGGACGGCGCGCCGTTCGACCACGCGCGCTGGCACGACGCGGGGATCCGCACCTTCCAGATGCTCCGTTCCGCGGCCCCGCCGGACGACGACCAGGTGCTGCTCGTCGTCAACGGCGCGCTGGACGCCGTGCACGTGGAGCTCGCCGGCGGTGCCGGCGAGCCCTGGACCCTGGCGTGGGACTCGGTGTGGGAACGCCCGTCGGAGGTCTCGACGGCCGCCATCTCCGGCGGCCTGCACCAGGCGGTGGGCACCATGACGACCATGGAGCCGCTGAGCATGCGGGTGTACGTCCGGCCCTGA
- a CDS encoding uroporphyrinogen decarboxylase/cobalamine-independent methonine synthase family protein — translation MTAVSGVGPWPGTDALEAATTVVGDLVDTPEEVDGLPFTVLLPARGPWGDATGAAVALATDLPAELGPHGWKLADRPGRDLERARAFAREDLDALAVAAHGYEGGLVLPVLGPFTFAAQVYLARGDKILSDAGALRDVVASGAEGIAARVADVRRVVPGADVRVLLREPLLAPVLAGAVPGFSGRSPLRRVPGPVVAEGLSALADTVRVAGASAVVMHGGSAWSALAAVRASSLDGAALAVGGIGERGWEEVAGLVEAGRSLWAELPPQASSQCAGPDVAGQADVLLRPWRTLGLPAHRLREVVLLAAAPPEGATPDHARGALAGLVRAAGIVAERAEG, via the coding sequence GTGACCGCCGTCAGCGGCGTCGGGCCCTGGCCCGGGACCGACGCGCTCGAGGCAGCGACCACCGTCGTCGGCGACCTCGTGGACACGCCCGAGGAGGTCGACGGCCTGCCGTTCACGGTCCTGCTGCCCGCGCGCGGTCCCTGGGGCGACGCGACGGGCGCCGCCGTCGCACTGGCGACGGACCTGCCCGCCGAGCTCGGGCCCCACGGCTGGAAGCTCGCCGACCGGCCTGGTCGCGACCTCGAGCGCGCCCGGGCGTTCGCACGCGAGGACCTCGACGCGCTCGCCGTCGCCGCCCACGGCTACGAGGGCGGCCTGGTGCTGCCGGTGCTCGGGCCCTTCACGTTCGCCGCCCAGGTGTACCTGGCCCGCGGCGACAAGATCCTGTCCGACGCGGGGGCGCTGCGTGACGTCGTCGCGTCCGGTGCCGAGGGCATCGCCGCGCGGGTCGCCGACGTGCGCCGCGTCGTGCCCGGCGCCGACGTGCGCGTGCTGCTGCGCGAGCCGCTGCTGGCCCCGGTGCTGGCGGGCGCCGTGCCCGGGTTCTCCGGCCGGTCCCCGCTGCGGCGCGTCCCCGGGCCGGTCGTCGCCGAGGGGCTGAGCGCGCTCGCCGACACCGTCCGGGTGGCCGGCGCCTCGGCCGTCGTGATGCACGGCGGCAGCGCCTGGTCCGCGCTCGCGGCCGTGCGCGCGTCGTCGCTCGACGGTGCCGCGCTCGCGGTCGGCGGGATCGGGGAGCGCGGTTGGGAGGAGGTCGCGGGTCTCGTCGAGGCGGGCCGGTCCCTGTGGGCCGAGCTGCCGCCGCAGGCGTCGTCGCAGTGCGCCGGACCCGACGTCGCCGGGCAGGCCGACGTCCTGCTGCGGCCCTGGCGGACCCTGGGCCTGCCCGCCCACCGCCTGCGCGAGGTCGTGCTGCTCGCCGCTGCCCCGCCCGAGGGCGCCACCCCCGACCACGCGCGCGGTGCGCTCGCGGGCCTGGTGCGCGCCGCGGGCATCGTGGCGGAGCGGGCCGAGGGATGA
- the mnmA gene encoding tRNA 2-thiouridine(34) synthase MnmA, which translates to MRVLAAMSGGVDSAVAAARAVEAGHDVVGVHMALSRTPAQERSGSRGCCSIEDASDARRAADVLGIPYYVWDMSERFEATVVADFLTEYAAGRTPNPCVRCNEHVKFAALLDKALALGFDAVCTGHYARVVERDGRRELHRAADAAKDQSYVLAVMGPQRLARAIFPLGDVASKAEVRAEAVARGLSVAAKPDSYDICFVADGDTQGFLRRALGEQPGEIVDETGQVVGAHDGAYAYTVGQRRGLALGRPAPDGRPRYVLAVEPVRRRVVVGPAQALDVADVRGDAAVWFGDVPAVGTTCTAQVRAHGADVPARVLAADAGSVTVDVAGAGLRGVAAGQSLVLYDGTRVLGQATVAATRAASRAVTDPEDAGPVPAGPVPAAEGRS; encoded by the coding sequence ATGCGGGTGCTCGCGGCGATGTCCGGCGGTGTGGACTCGGCGGTCGCGGCCGCGCGGGCCGTGGAGGCGGGGCACGACGTCGTCGGTGTGCACATGGCGCTGTCCCGCACGCCCGCGCAGGAGCGCAGCGGCTCGCGCGGGTGCTGCTCGATCGAGGACGCGTCCGACGCCCGCCGTGCGGCGGACGTGCTCGGCATCCCGTACTACGTGTGGGACATGTCCGAGCGGTTCGAGGCGACGGTGGTGGCGGACTTCCTCACCGAGTACGCCGCGGGCCGCACGCCCAACCCCTGCGTGCGGTGCAACGAGCACGTGAAGTTCGCCGCGCTGCTCGACAAGGCGCTCGCCCTGGGCTTCGACGCCGTGTGCACCGGCCACTACGCGCGCGTCGTCGAGCGCGACGGCCGCCGCGAGCTGCACCGCGCCGCCGACGCCGCCAAGGACCAGTCGTACGTCCTCGCCGTGATGGGCCCGCAGCGCCTCGCCCGGGCGATCTTCCCCCTGGGCGACGTCGCGTCGAAGGCGGAGGTCCGCGCCGAGGCCGTCGCGCGCGGCCTGTCCGTGGCGGCCAAGCCCGACTCGTACGACATCTGCTTCGTCGCCGACGGCGACACGCAGGGCTTCCTGCGCCGTGCGCTCGGTGAGCAGCCGGGCGAGATCGTCGACGAGACGGGCCAGGTCGTGGGGGCGCACGACGGCGCGTACGCGTACACGGTCGGGCAGCGGCGCGGGCTCGCGCTGGGCCGCCCGGCGCCCGACGGCCGCCCCCGGTACGTGCTCGCGGTCGAGCCGGTGCGCCGTCGCGTGGTCGTCGGACCGGCGCAGGCGCTGGACGTCGCGGACGTGCGCGGTGACGCCGCCGTGTGGTTCGGCGACGTCCCCGCGGTCGGCACGACGTGCACGGCGCAGGTCCGCGCGCACGGCGCGGACGTGCCGGCGCGCGTCCTGGCCGCCGACGCGGGCTCCGTGACGGTGGACGTCGCCGGCGCCGGGCTGCGCGGCGTCGCCGCCGGGCAGTCGCTCGTGCTGTACGACGGCACGCGGGTGCTCGGCCAGGCGACCGTGGCGGCGACGCGCGCCGCCTCCCGGGCGGTCACCGACCCCGAGGACGCCGGTCCGGTCCCCGCCGGTCCGGTCCCCGCAGCGGAGGGTCGCTCGTGA
- a CDS encoding electron transfer flavoprotein subunit alpha/FixB family protein — protein MTASPVLVLLDHAPDGSLRPPVRELLTLARDLAGDAGVHGVWAGGEDLVPALPVLAAQGVTTVHRLVTDADVHLSAVLADGLEAATAASGASLLLLVSSFDNKETAARLAVRTGAGVVTDVDGLTLEDGRVVAHKTVLAGTWTTRCAVTAPHAVVTVKANAVTAQDAAAPSSPQVVDLPVEARAGSTRVRLVERTEHAASGRPDLGSANVVVVGGRGTEGDFAVVEELADVLGGAVGATRVATDEGWIGHDAQIGQTGVTVSPRLYVGAGVSGAVHHRGGMQASGTIVAVNSDPDAPIFEIADFGVVGDLFTVLPQAAAELRRLRG, from the coding sequence GTGACCGCCAGCCCCGTGCTCGTCCTGCTCGACCACGCACCCGACGGCTCCCTGCGTCCGCCGGTCCGTGAGCTGCTGACCCTCGCGCGCGACCTCGCGGGCGACGCGGGCGTGCACGGCGTGTGGGCCGGTGGCGAGGACCTCGTCCCGGCGCTGCCCGTGCTCGCCGCGCAGGGCGTGACGACCGTCCACCGGCTCGTCACGGACGCCGACGTCCACCTCTCGGCCGTGCTGGCCGACGGCCTGGAGGCCGCGACCGCCGCGTCGGGGGCGTCGCTGCTGCTGCTCGTGTCGTCGTTCGACAACAAGGAGACCGCCGCACGCCTCGCGGTGCGCACGGGTGCGGGCGTCGTGACGGACGTGGACGGGCTGACGCTCGAGGACGGGCGCGTCGTCGCGCACAAGACGGTCCTGGCCGGCACGTGGACGACGCGGTGCGCCGTCACCGCGCCGCACGCGGTCGTGACGGTGAAGGCGAACGCCGTGACCGCGCAGGACGCGGCCGCGCCGTCGTCGCCCCAGGTCGTGGACCTGCCCGTCGAGGCGCGCGCCGGCTCGACCCGTGTGCGGCTCGTCGAGCGGACCGAGCACGCCGCGTCGGGGCGGCCCGACCTCGGCTCAGCGAACGTCGTGGTCGTCGGCGGGCGCGGCACGGAGGGCGACTTCGCGGTCGTCGAGGAGCTCGCGGACGTGCTCGGAGGTGCGGTCGGCGCGACGCGCGTCGCCACCGACGAGGGCTGGATCGGGCACGACGCGCAGATCGGCCAGACGGGCGTGACGGTCTCGCCGCGGCTCTACGTGGGCGCCGGCGTCTCCGGCGCCGTGCACCACCGCGGTGGCATGCAGGCGTCGGGGACGATCGTGGCCGTCAACTCCGACCCCGACGCGCCGATCTTCGAGATCGCCGACTTCGGTGTCGTGGGCGACCTGTTCACCGTGCTGCCGCAGGCGGCCGCCGAGCTGCGCAGGCTGCGCGGCTGA